Proteins encoded by one window of Listeria cossartiae subsp. cossartiae:
- a CDS encoding LXG domain-containing protein: MGLIYSSSDSEKLMQALSKNLASSKEVISQLKGGSQKIIRAVDGRTLSGTAYTAGKGLFTDIILPLIAKVTSACDTLEQELHKYKTADSIVSSEGFLNEDNLQEQIETKKDLQKSIDRTAMLMNIMMKTSIIATLSDTASEHIRELNQMSDSLQQDIYELQRKIERLYEFDAQTKGLFKNSLDEMKLAMQGVLVLNNTTVNSDGTYQLPAGVDKSWFTELKSEEQQQEMEENEKKIAIKELNELFEKNPAMAIEKIKNNDRLFGYVIGALDKFPEGIQNAALGIFIAQESWNKLPKDVATKVLNSSKFASYLSNAPLPTQAIAYKGLIKLNEKGWSVLAPIGYATKILSKTSEGAKLIAGSKVGLDLFKKLKPVSEFVKAHPVAKESIGYAGDGLSVIAYAYDEFTNPESPAYGDESKAVYGGINLFMINVGPLEGVQYGGPVGAVAGTFNTLWQFGKYNLINYFPKISPGGKDSFGWNKEKDKRTWLDKQYEKYGKHETIPINKEYRTGVQPQGGSPNFNPNDNKNQETNTGIDANKSPYENWGIK; the protein is encoded by the coding sequence TTGGGATTGATTTATTCAAGCAGTGATTCAGAAAAACTAATGCAAGCTCTTTCTAAAAATCTAGCTAGTAGTAAAGAAGTAATCAGCCAGTTAAAAGGCGGAAGTCAAAAAATCATTCGAGCTGTAGATGGGCGCACACTATCGGGAACGGCCTATACTGCTGGAAAAGGCTTGTTCACGGATATTATCTTGCCCTTGATTGCAAAGGTAACTTCAGCTTGTGACACTCTTGAACAGGAGCTACATAAATATAAGACAGCGGATTCGATTGTTTCAAGTGAGGGTTTCTTGAATGAAGATAATTTACAGGAACAAATCGAAACTAAGAAAGACCTACAAAAATCGATAGACCGTACTGCAATGCTTATGAATATAATGATGAAGACAAGCATAATTGCTACTTTATCAGATACAGCATCAGAGCATATAAGAGAATTAAATCAAATGTCAGACAGTCTGCAACAAGATATTTATGAGTTGCAAAGAAAGATAGAACGTCTGTATGAATTTGATGCGCAAACTAAAGGCCTTTTTAAGAATAGCTTAGATGAAATGAAACTGGCTATGCAAGGTGTGTTGGTTTTAAATAACACGACTGTGAATAGTGATGGGACATATCAATTACCTGCGGGCGTGGATAAAAGCTGGTTTACAGAACTGAAAAGTGAAGAACAGCAACAAGAGATGGAAGAGAATGAAAAGAAAATTGCTATTAAAGAGTTGAATGAATTATTTGAGAAGAATCCGGCAATGGCTATTGAAAAAATTAAAAATAATGATCGTTTATTTGGCTATGTAATAGGAGCTTTGGATAAGTTCCCAGAAGGTATTCAAAATGCGGCTTTAGGAATTTTTATTGCACAAGAGAGTTGGAATAAACTACCGAAAGACGTTGCTACAAAAGTTTTAAATAGTTCTAAATTTGCTTCGTATCTTAGTAATGCACCACTGCCAACACAAGCAATTGCGTATAAAGGACTAATAAAATTAAACGAAAAAGGCTGGAGTGTACTTGCACCAATTGGATATGCGACTAAAATCTTATCCAAAACTAGTGAAGGAGCTAAACTCATTGCAGGTTCTAAGGTAGGTTTGGATTTATTTAAAAAGTTAAAACCAGTTTCTGAATTTGTCAAAGCGCATCCAGTCGCGAAAGAAAGTATTGGTTATGCCGGAGATGGGTTAAGTGTAATTGCTTATGCTTATGATGAATTCACCAACCCAGAAAGCCCAGCATATGGAGATGAGAGTAAAGCGGTGTACGGGGGGATTAATTTATTTATGATTAATGTAGGGCCGCTTGAAGGCGTACAGTATGGTGGACCTGTAGGTGCAGTCGCAGGAACATTTAATACTCTTTGGCAGTTTGGGAAGTATAATTTAATTAATTATTTCCCCAAAATATCTCCAGGTGGAAAAGATAGTTTTGGATGGAATAAAGAAAAAGATAAGCGTACTTGGTTGGATAAGCAATATGAAAAGTATGGAAAGCATGAAACTATTCCAATTAATAAAGAATATCGAACAGGAGTTCAACCACAAGGTGGAAGTCCTAACTTTAATCCAAATGATAATAAAAACCAAGAAACAAATACAGGGATAGATGCTAATAAATCTCCCTATGAGAATTGGGGTATAAAATGA
- the mbcS gene encoding acyl-CoA synthetase MbcS: MNSENLIAPELYNITDEIAKFSSEKTALIWKNELNETKTWSYRHLLEQANKFANVVKDAGIKKGDHVIVMTPRLLETYAIYMGLWKAGAIIIPASELLKAHDLEYRIHHANVKAIVSYNGMTAEFDKIESIPSVSKKIIVGDKLSGWDHYETLMDAASTEFERVETSRDDACLLAFTSGTTGNPKGVVHIHGWGYAHIRIAADHWLDIHEDDIVWATAGPGWQKWVWSPFLSVLGKGATGFIYNGRFIPEKQLHLLEEEKINVLCCTPTEYRLMAKVNNLREHDLSALRSAVSAGEPLNREVIQVFQDNFDVKVRDGYGQTESTLLIGTLVDTPIRPGSMGKPIMPEYMAIIDADGNPVGVGEIGDIAMRRDFPALFKEYYKEPERLQKAIRGDYFVSGDRAIRDEDNYYWFQGRNDDIIISSGYTIGPFEVEDALTHHPAVKEVAVVASPDEIRGTVVKAFIVVKDGYEGTDELVHELQTFTKEQTAPYKYPRRIEFVEALPKTDSGKIRRVELRDAEFASVHG, translated from the coding sequence ATGAATTCAGAAAACTTAATCGCTCCAGAACTTTATAATATTACTGACGAGATTGCTAAATTTAGTTCTGAAAAAACCGCTTTAATTTGGAAAAACGAACTTAATGAAACAAAAACATGGAGCTACCGCCACTTGCTGGAACAAGCGAACAAATTTGCCAATGTTGTAAAAGATGCCGGCATTAAAAAAGGCGACCATGTTATTGTGATGACACCTAGACTACTAGAAACTTACGCTATTTATATGGGCTTATGGAAAGCTGGTGCCATTATTATCCCGGCATCCGAGCTACTGAAAGCGCACGACTTAGAATACCGTATCCACCACGCAAACGTAAAAGCAATCGTTTCTTACAATGGAATGACTGCCGAATTTGATAAAATTGAAAGCATCCCTTCTGTTTCGAAAAAAATCATTGTTGGCGATAAATTATCGGGCTGGGATCATTATGAAACATTAATGGACGCTGCTTCGACCGAGTTTGAACGCGTAGAAACTTCTCGCGATGACGCTTGTCTGCTTGCATTCACGAGTGGAACAACGGGTAATCCTAAAGGTGTTGTACATATCCACGGTTGGGGTTACGCGCATATTCGTATTGCGGCCGATCATTGGCTAGATATTCACGAAGACGATATCGTTTGGGCCACAGCTGGTCCTGGTTGGCAAAAATGGGTTTGGTCGCCGTTCCTTTCTGTACTTGGAAAAGGCGCGACTGGCTTCATTTACAACGGTCGCTTTATTCCTGAAAAACAACTTCATTTACTGGAAGAAGAAAAAATCAACGTGCTATGTTGTACGCCAACAGAATATCGTTTAATGGCAAAAGTGAACAATTTGCGCGAACACGATTTAAGTGCGCTTCGTAGTGCCGTATCAGCGGGCGAACCTTTAAACCGCGAAGTAATTCAAGTTTTCCAAGATAATTTTGACGTTAAAGTTCGTGACGGTTACGGCCAAACGGAGAGCACGCTTTTGATTGGGACGCTTGTCGATACGCCGATTCGCCCTGGTTCGATGGGCAAACCGATTATGCCTGAATACATGGCGATTATTGATGCGGACGGTAATCCAGTCGGCGTTGGTGAGATTGGCGATATCGCGATGCGTAGAGACTTCCCGGCACTTTTTAAAGAGTACTATAAGGAACCCGAACGCTTGCAAAAAGCGATTCGTGGTGATTATTTTGTGTCTGGTGACCGTGCGATTCGCGATGAAGATAATTATTACTGGTTCCAAGGCCGGAATGACGATATTATTATTAGCTCCGGGTATACCATTGGACCGTTTGAAGTAGAGGACGCGCTTACACATCACCCAGCCGTAAAAGAAGTCGCTGTTGTCGCAAGCCCTGACGAAATCCGCGGAACCGTCGTAAAAGCTTTTATCGTTGTAAAAGATGGCTATGAGGGCACCGATGAGCTTGTGCATGAATTACAAACATTTACGAAAGAACAAACGGCTCCATATAAATACCCACGCCGGATTGAGTTTGTTGAGGCATTACCGAAAACCGATTCTGGGAAAATCCGTCGCGTCGAGTTGCGTGATGCGGAGTTTGCTAGTGTGCATGGTTGA
- the tadA gene encoding tRNA adenosine(34) deaminase TadA, translated as MERAFFMQQALEEAEKAREIGEVPIGAVVVLDGEIIGRAHNLRETSQNAVTHAELLAIQDACKHQNSWRLSGAELYVTLEPCPMCSGAILLSRIEKVYYGAKDPKAGTAGSLMNLLQDDRFNHTCEVEAGLMEAESSEMLKSFFQELRKRNKLNRS; from the coding sequence ATGGAACGAGCTTTCTTTATGCAACAAGCGCTTGAAGAAGCCGAGAAAGCACGAGAAATTGGGGAAGTTCCAATTGGTGCAGTCGTTGTTTTAGATGGAGAAATTATTGGCCGGGCGCACAATTTGCGTGAAACGAGCCAAAATGCGGTAACCCATGCGGAATTACTTGCCATTCAAGACGCGTGTAAACATCAGAATTCATGGCGACTTAGCGGTGCAGAACTGTACGTCACGCTAGAACCATGCCCGATGTGTAGCGGCGCCATTTTACTTTCGCGGATTGAAAAGGTTTACTACGGGGCAAAGGATCCAAAAGCCGGCACAGCGGGATCATTAATGAATTTGCTGCAAGATGACCGATTCAACCATACGTGTGAAGTAGAAGCTGGATTAATGGAAGCCGAAAGCAGCGAAATGTTAAAAAGTTTTTTCCAAGAACTGCGAAAACGGAATAAATTAAATAGGTCTTAA
- a CDS encoding cytochrome ubiquinol oxidase subunit I produces the protein MDKLFLARFQFASTTIFHFLFVPLSIGLVFMVALMETLYVVKGKEIYKKMSKFWGHIFLINFAVGVVTGIIQEFQFGMNWSDYSRFVGDVFGAPLAIEALLAFFMESTFIGLWIFGWDKLSKKLHLACIWLVSIGTIMSSFWILAANSFMQHPVGFEFKNGRAEMNDFLQLITNGQLLVEFPHVIFGAFATGAFFIAGVSAYKMLKKQDVAFFKRSFQIAMVMAVIGGFGVAFSGHSQAQYLVKTQPMKMAATEGIWEDTADPAPWTMIAKINPEEKKNEWEVNVPYALSFLSYGTLTGSVEGMNTLQKQYEEKYGEGDYIPPVKTAFWSFRIMVGAGMLMILFALIGIVLAWKKKLVNAKWYLRLMIPMIGFPFLANSMGWIMTEIGRQPWVVFGYMKTADAVSPNVSAGQILFSIIAFSTIYTILAILLVYLFIREIKKGPDGHKPEKAEISVDPFDKGDESFVTK, from the coding sequence GTGGATAAACTATTTTTAGCCCGTTTTCAATTCGCATCAACAACGATTTTCCATTTCTTATTTGTACCACTTTCAATTGGACTTGTATTTATGGTTGCTCTTATGGAAACGTTGTATGTCGTGAAGGGGAAAGAAATTTACAAAAAAATGTCGAAGTTTTGGGGACACATTTTTCTTATTAACTTCGCTGTCGGTGTCGTAACCGGTATTATTCAAGAATTCCAGTTTGGGATGAACTGGTCGGATTACTCAAGATTTGTTGGGGATGTATTCGGTGCACCACTTGCAATCGAAGCGTTACTTGCATTCTTTATGGAATCTACGTTTATCGGACTTTGGATTTTTGGTTGGGACAAACTTAGCAAAAAGCTTCATTTAGCTTGTATTTGGCTAGTTTCAATCGGGACAATTATGTCTAGTTTCTGGATTTTAGCAGCGAACTCATTTATGCAACATCCGGTTGGTTTTGAATTTAAAAATGGCCGCGCTGAAATGAATGATTTCTTGCAACTTATTACTAATGGACAACTACTTGTGGAATTCCCGCACGTTATATTCGGGGCATTTGCTACTGGGGCCTTTTTCATTGCCGGTGTCAGTGCGTATAAGATGCTCAAAAAACAAGATGTCGCCTTCTTTAAACGATCATTCCAAATTGCAATGGTCATGGCGGTAATCGGTGGTTTTGGTGTGGCTTTCAGTGGTCACTCGCAAGCGCAATACTTGGTTAAAACACAACCAATGAAAATGGCAGCAACGGAAGGGATATGGGAAGATACAGCCGATCCAGCTCCGTGGACGATGATTGCCAAAATTAACCCAGAAGAGAAGAAAAACGAATGGGAAGTCAATGTCCCATACGCGCTAAGTTTCTTATCTTACGGTACGTTAACTGGTAGCGTAGAAGGTATGAACACGCTGCAAAAACAATATGAAGAAAAATATGGTGAAGGTGACTACATTCCACCAGTTAAAACAGCATTTTGGAGCTTCCGTATCATGGTTGGCGCTGGTATGTTAATGATTTTATTCGCGCTAATCGGTATCGTGCTTGCTTGGAAGAAAAAACTCGTTAATGCAAAATGGTATTTACGTTTGATGATTCCAATGATTGGCTTCCCGTTCCTAGCGAACTCAATGGGTTGGATTATGACAGAAATAGGGCGACAACCATGGGTAGTTTTCGGTTACATGAAAACCGCTGATGCTGTATCGCCAAACGTTTCAGCAGGACAAATTTTATTCTCGATAATTGCGTTCTCGACGATTTATACAATTTTAGCCATTCTGTTGGTTTACTTGTTTATACGTGAAATTAAAAAAGGACCAGACGGACACAAACCAGAAAAAGCAGAGATTTCCGTAGATCCGTTTGATAAGGGGGATGAAAGCTTTGTCACTAAATGA
- the cydB gene encoding cytochrome d ubiquinol oxidase subunit II: MSLNELWFLLVAILFIGFFFLEGFDFGVGMSTRFMARNALERRVLVNTIGPFWDANEVWLLTAGGAIFAAFPNWYATMFSGYYIPLVFLLLALIGRGVSFEFRGQKDSALWVKTWDWVIFFGSILPPFLFGVLFASLIQGMPINSDMDMYAGFFDYITVFSVWGGVTITLMCLLHGLLFITLRTEEDIQDRARRMAKRVWFITVPALVIFVVLAYFNTDMFQVRPVLVPLMIGIVVVMYVLSALFIWKDRDILAFTFGGLGIVFTIATIFVSLFPRVMISSINSAFDLTIENAASGQYSLSVMTIVAVTLLPFVLGYQIWSYYVFRKRVSSKEKMTY, from the coding sequence TTGTCACTAAATGAGTTATGGTTTTTATTAGTCGCCATCTTGTTCATTGGATTCTTCTTCCTTGAAGGTTTTGACTTTGGTGTTGGGATGTCTACACGTTTTATGGCTAGAAATGCACTGGAACGCCGCGTACTTGTTAATACGATTGGGCCGTTCTGGGATGCAAATGAAGTTTGGTTATTAACTGCTGGGGGCGCGATTTTTGCCGCTTTCCCTAACTGGTATGCAACGATGTTTAGTGGTTATTATATTCCACTAGTATTCTTATTACTTGCGCTAATTGGCCGTGGTGTTTCGTTTGAATTCCGTGGTCAAAAAGATTCGGCACTTTGGGTAAAAACGTGGGATTGGGTTATTTTCTTCGGTAGTATTTTACCGCCATTCCTATTTGGTGTATTATTCGCTAGTTTGATTCAAGGTATGCCAATTAATAGCGATATGGATATGTACGCTGGATTCTTTGATTACATTACCGTATTCTCCGTATGGGGTGGCGTGACGATTACGCTTATGTGCCTACTTCACGGATTACTATTTATTACTTTACGTACAGAAGAAGATATTCAAGATCGTGCTCGTCGCATGGCGAAACGTGTTTGGTTTATTACTGTGCCAGCTTTAGTCATCTTTGTTGTACTTGCTTACTTCAATACAGATATGTTCCAAGTTAGACCTGTACTTGTACCACTAATGATTGGAATTGTAGTCGTAATGTACGTGCTATCCGCTCTTTTCATCTGGAAAGATCGCGATATTTTGGCATTTACATTCGGCGGACTTGGAATTGTCTTCACGATTGCAACAATTTTCGTGTCACTATTCCCACGTGTAATGATCAGTTCTATCAACAGTGCGTTTGATTTAACGATAGAAAATGCAGCTTCCGGACAATATTCGCTTAGTGTGATGACGATAGTTGCCGTTACGCTATTGCCGTTTGTTCTTGGTTACCAAATTTGGAGCTACTATGTTTTCCGTAAGCGCGTTTCTAGTAAGGAGAAAATGACGTATTAA
- the cydD gene encoding thiol reductant ABC exporter subunit CydD, translated as MGKDLRNYKGIKKIMAILAVFTLVQGAAIIVMAITLARAITDLFHEQPFQSVTIQIGLFAGAYFLRHFLNVWKKQIVYRYAAKLAKTMREELLDSLFALGPRFARAEGTGKVVTMVMEGVADFRNYLELFLPKMMNMAIIPAMIWVYIAFQDWTSAFILMITLPILIVFMIILGLAAKKQADSQFETYRVLSNHFVDSLKGLETLRYLGLSHDHEGKIASVSSRYRKATMKTLRVAFMSSFALDFFTMLSIALVALFLGLGLIDGNMNLPIALSVLILAPEYFLPVREVGSDYHATLDGQEAGRVIQGIIDQAKADKPEMAALPLTTFAENTEFSFENVTVKHGADDADSLHEASFTVKGFEKIGIIGATGAGKSTLIDVLSGFLAPTSGDFRWNGESGAALASNDWQTQVTYIPQHPYLFHDTIAGNIRFYHPDASAKEMEKAAESAGLNKLVAGLEDGYDTLVGEAGRMLSGGQEQRVALARAFLTDRPVVLMDEPTAHLDIETEYELKKPMLDLFENRLVFFATHRLHWMLEMDRIIVLDHGAVVETGTHEELLARKGFYYNLVKAQLEEV; from the coding sequence ATGGGAAAAGATTTAAGGAACTACAAAGGAATTAAAAAAATAATGGCGATTCTCGCAGTTTTCACGCTAGTTCAAGGTGCTGCGATTATCGTGATGGCGATAACTTTAGCTCGTGCAATCACGGATTTATTTCACGAGCAGCCATTTCAATCAGTCACAATACAAATAGGTCTCTTCGCGGGGGCCTATTTCTTGCGTCACTTTTTGAACGTATGGAAAAAACAAATCGTTTATCGCTATGCTGCGAAACTGGCGAAAACGATGCGGGAAGAGTTGCTGGATAGCCTGTTTGCGCTTGGACCACGTTTTGCTCGAGCAGAAGGAACTGGGAAAGTTGTAACGATGGTTATGGAAGGCGTGGCGGATTTCCGGAATTATCTGGAACTGTTTTTACCTAAAATGATGAACATGGCAATTATTCCTGCGATGATTTGGGTTTATATAGCATTTCAGGACTGGACGTCTGCTTTTATTTTAATGATTACTTTGCCGATTTTAATTGTATTTATGATTATTTTAGGATTAGCTGCGAAAAAACAAGCTGATTCGCAGTTTGAAACGTATCGCGTGCTGTCCAATCACTTTGTAGATTCGCTAAAAGGACTGGAAACACTGCGATATTTAGGGCTCAGTCATGACCATGAAGGAAAAATCGCTTCGGTTAGTTCGCGTTACCGCAAAGCGACAATGAAAACGTTGCGTGTGGCGTTTATGTCTTCGTTTGCGCTCGACTTCTTTACGATGCTTTCGATTGCGCTCGTTGCGTTATTCCTTGGTCTTGGTCTCATTGACGGCAATATGAACTTGCCGATTGCGCTAAGTGTCTTAATTCTTGCGCCAGAATACTTTTTACCAGTTCGTGAAGTTGGCTCGGATTACCATGCCACGCTTGACGGACAAGAAGCTGGCCGCGTCATTCAAGGGATTATTGACCAAGCCAAAGCAGATAAACCTGAAATGGCCGCGCTGCCGCTAACAACTTTTGCTGAAAATACCGAGTTTTCGTTTGAAAATGTCACTGTGAAACATGGCGCAGATGATGCCGATTCGCTTCATGAGGCCAGTTTTACGGTAAAAGGTTTTGAAAAAATTGGGATTATTGGCGCGACGGGTGCTGGGAAATCAACGCTGATTGATGTTTTGAGCGGCTTTCTGGCGCCAACTTCTGGAGATTTTCGTTGGAATGGGGAAAGTGGCGCGGCGCTTGCTTCGAATGATTGGCAAACCCAAGTGACTTACATTCCGCAACATCCGTATCTTTTCCATGATACAATCGCTGGAAATATTCGCTTTTATCATCCGGATGCTTCTGCGAAAGAAATGGAAAAAGCGGCTGAATCAGCTGGCTTAAACAAGCTTGTAGCTGGACTAGAAGATGGCTATGATACGCTTGTCGGGGAAGCTGGGCGGATGCTGAGTGGTGGACAAGAACAACGTGTCGCGCTTGCTCGAGCATTTTTGACAGATCGTCCGGTTGTTTTAATGGATGAACCGACAGCGCATTTAGATATTGAAACAGAATACGAATTGAAAAAACCAATGCTCGACTTATTTGAGAATCGACTTGTCTTTTTCGCAACACATCGCTTGCACTGGATGCTTGAAATGGACCGGATTATCGTTTTAGACCACGGGGCTGTGGTTGAAACTGGAACGCATGAAGAATTACTGGCGCGTAAAGGTTTCTATTACAATTTAGTCAAAGCCCAATTGGAGGAAGTATGA